A single region of the candidate division TA06 bacterium B3_TA06 genome encodes:
- a CDS encoding reactive intermediate/imine deaminase (has endoribonuclease activity on mRNA): protein MKKEIRTDKAPLPIGPYSQAVKCGNFIFLAGQIGINPETGGLVEGTEAQTRQVMENIKAVLGQAGATMDDVVRCDIHLVDLSEFKLVNEIYAGYFSAPYPARVTVASASLPKGARVEIAAIATI from the coding sequence ATGAAAAAGGAGATTCGCACCGATAAGGCGCCGCTTCCGATCGGGCCGTACAGCCAGGCGGTAAAGTGTGGGAACTTCATATTTCTCGCAGGACAGATTGGCATCAACCCTGAAACCGGCGGGTTGGTCGAGGGAACCGAGGCTCAGACCCGACAGGTAATGGAGAATATCAAAGCCGTGCTTGGGCAAGCCGGAGCAACCATGGACGATGTGGTGCGCTGCGACATCCATCTTGTTGACCTTTCCGAGTTCAAGCTGGTAAACGAGATCTACGCGGGCTATTTTTCTGCACCCTACCCGGCGCGCGTAACCGTCGCATCTGCGTCTCTTCCCAAGGGTGCGAGGGTCGAGATAGCGGCAATCGCAACCATCTAA
- a CDS encoding ferredoxin:glutaredoxin reductase, translating to MMSQEIEVTQEAVDKLYERLNKEAEAAGYHLNPDVEFTKELVRSLLINERRYGYWSCPCRLSTGVKEEDLDIICPCDYRDADLLEYDACYCALYVSDKVIKGEKEPKPIPERRPTREQRNQFKEKQKGKVPTGTSKPVWRCRVCGYLCARDEPPEVCPICKAKKDRFERFI from the coding sequence CTGATGTCGCAGGAGATCGAGGTAACCCAGGAAGCGGTAGATAAGCTCTACGAGCGGTTGAATAAAGAGGCCGAGGCCGCAGGCTATCACCTGAACCCGGATGTAGAGTTCACAAAGGAACTCGTGCGCAGCCTTCTTATCAACGAGCGGCGCTACGGCTACTGGTCATGCCCGTGCCGATTGTCGACCGGAGTCAAGGAAGAAGACCTTGATATCATCTGCCCATGCGACTACCGCGACGCGGATTTGCTTGAGTACGACGCCTGCTACTGCGCTCTTTATGTGTCCGATAAGGTGATAAAGGGTGAGAAAGAACCGAAGCCTATCCCCGAGCGTAGACCTACACGCGAGCAGAGGAACCAGTTTAAGGAAAAACAGAAGGGAAAGGTGCCCACAGGCACTTCCAAGCCTGTGTGGCGCTGCCGGGTGTGCGGCTACCTCTGCGCGCGGGATGAACCGCCCGAAGTCTGTCCGATCTGCAAGGCCAAGAAGGACCGCTTCGAGCGGTTTATATAA
- a CDS encoding NrdH-redoxin codes for MEMTHVEGKNKGKVILYALSTCVWCKKTKRLLNSLGVEYSYIDVDLLSGEDKEQVLDEVRKHNPACTFPTIVINDGERCIKSFKEDEIKEALG; via the coding sequence ATGGAGATGACGCACGTGGAGGGGAAAAACAAGGGTAAGGTGATTCTTTACGCTTTAAGCACCTGCGTTTGGTGCAAGAAGACCAAGCGGCTTCTTAACAGCCTGGGCGTTGAATACTCCTACATTGACGTTGACCTCCTCTCCGGCGAGGATAAGGAGCAGGTTCTTGACGAGGTCCGCAAGCACAATCCGGCCTGCACCTTCCCGACCATAGTGATCAACGACGGCGAGCGCTGCATTAAAAGCTTCAAAGAGGATGAGATCAAAGAGGCACTGGGCTGA